The Misgurnus anguillicaudatus chromosome 12, ASM2758022v2, whole genome shotgun sequence region aatatggcccaaaacacactacagtgtagtggttttaatggtaaaagctaatggttcctattggtattttaaaccattagaattttctgtaatagttttattgttttttcagcaggggggtaaatattggacagaacacgtgcagtgttaaaaatgacccaatgttgggttgttgttatgcaccCATGGGTTatcagttgggttaaaacaacccagcattgggtcaattttaacccagcggtgggTTATGTCCAATATTTATCCCACATGGCTTAAAAATGTTGAACAACGAAACCTATCTTAGggtacaaaataataattttggaAACCAAACATTATGTGTGAATGCATTCTTATGTCCCTATTCAAATTGGTCAAAACCtgtcccattaaaaaaaaaacagaggaaCAGAAAACAAGCTATAGTTTAACTATGcctaaaaataaagaaatcaagTTCAATGCCAATGACTCAACTCTGTGCTCCCATATTAAGCAACAGGTATATTTACAGGCCACAGAGGTGGAACACAACCATATGGTTAAAGTGATTGACAGCAAGAGGCAGCTGTAGGAAGCTGACACTTTCCTGCCAGGCTACCCATCAGTTGTGTTATTGCAAAAACATGTAAGCAGACCTTGACTCCCTCACACCCCCCACCTGCCGCTCACACACCCAACATGGACACACTCACTGTagtgaaaacacacacacacaatgccaATAGACTACAGTCACATTCCTCACATCCCATTGTGCGATTCTTCTCTTGGCTTGTATTGTGAGGACATCGCTAAAACTAGATACATGCAGACTGCTGTCATGCCGGTAGCTGGACAGATTATTTACAGCAGCCTTGTGGCACATTACTTGGCTGTTCAGAAGAGCACATTTAAATCTGGCAAGCCTTGAATATCTTGCTATATATGTAGCGACAGGCTTTTGTTCGGGTCGGTGCGACAATAGATAATGGGAGACAAAGTAGAAACAATTTGTATGTAAGAGATGCAAGCCAAGAGCTTGACTGCGCGTGGATGGATTGAAATGGATGAAGTCCATATTTGTCTTTATCTCATATCTTACATATTGTAATGTGAATATAATTCATTTTAACATCCATCGATCGCCCTCACTGGACAAAACCTTTGTAGTACCCAACCTTGTTTGTGCTATAATCACCTTGGCATGTCTTGTTAGCTGGTCAAAAGTATCTGATCACCAATGCAACAACAGCATGCAACTATTACAAAAGTAATCCCCGTAGCCGAGACATAAGGTCAACATCTGACCCCAATGCATTGATGTGAGAAGCTAGTCAGCTTCACACtgttctttaaaaacacattatctATTTGGAAAAGTCTAAGGGGGAAAGGGAATTCGAATGATCCTAAGATAGCAAGACCACACTCTCATCCCATCACCTAGCATCTGTCCGTAACAATGAAGGGGGGTGTCTGGGTCGGGGTATTATTCTCTATATGGTAACTATTCTTGTGTTGTGCCTCCTCCTTTGTCTAAACCTAGAACAGGTGGGCCGTCAAGTCAATTGTGCCAATATATAGCCGAAAAGAGATGATTTCTGAGTGTCCCTCAGGCTTTTGAGACCAAGAACAAAGACAAGCACTTCACAATGGTAGGCCTGtgactatctatctatctatctatctatctatctatctatctatctatctacctatctatctatctatctatctatctatctatctatctatctatctatctatctatctatctatctatctatctatctatctatctatctatctatctaataaTATGCATTTTAAGTTGGATGATCCAAGCTCAGTTCCATCTCTGTGATCTCTTTGAGAGTCATATAATGTTGTTCAATGCTAAGTGTGTGCTTTGCAATGAATTGAGATGtaaaagaaaggaaaaaaaacaaaatctttTCGCTCTGATTCCCAGGCACCAAAGAAAGCCAAGAAGAAGGAAGCAGCCAGCTCCAACGTGTTCAGCATGTTTGAGCAGTCACAGATCCAAGAGTTTAAAGAGGTAAAAGGATTaccttaataaaacattttataaactgTAATTATAGCAAACCTTTGGTGCTTTGCTCTTTGTGTCTGTAACGATAACTTGGCAAATCCGAACGCTTCTCCAGGCTTTCACCATCATGGACCAGAACAGGGACGGCTTTATTGACAAAAATGATCTGAGGGATACGTTCGCTGCTTTGGGTGAGTAAAGGCACACTGAATGGATGTGTAGAGTATAAATGAAGGAGAGAAACAGGGTGTTTGTTCTGTTGAACTAACCGGAATAGTGTTTTTAAAAGATTTGTGTGATGTTTCTTTAGAAGTGTGCTATGTTGTGAAGCCTAAAAGTAATTATAGTAGTAGTGTTTGTCAACGGTTAAAAAGTTATCAATGTATATACACTAAATTTCATAGTATTTGCTTTACCCCCTTCTTTCTTTACTGCAAGCATGTGCTTGAGTTGGCAAGGACTCAACAAGTACAAAACTGGATATTCTGTTTTTCTATATATAGTTTGAAAAGCTTTTTAAGAGCATTGTGTGCTTCAATGGAAGCAATTAAATCTGACATTTTGTACACTGTTAATGTCGTAAAAACATTTGCTTATTTGATGACTGAAAAATTCTGGGTTATTtacaacccagtgttgggtgtaaaaGGGACAAACCCGGCCGTTGGGTTATATTAatccatactgtaaaaaattatttgctgccataaattattttgttcaataaactcaaatttacaagtcattttaatttactattatttatcttgactagagacgagttattataacttataaaatatattgcTTACTTGCTTTTCTCCTTGGATTTCCTGTGGAACAAAGGGCCTCTATAAAATATATAGTTaataatatacactgtaaaaaatactttgctgccttaaatttttttgttgaatcaactcggttttacaagtcatttcaacttactattatttatcttgactagagatcagttgttataactacaggtgagttgttataatttataaaattaagttgacttttctaaactatattttataagttgtgacaactcatctctgttgttatgacttgtaaatctgagttgatttaacaaaaaaatttaagacagcaaagtattttttacagtgtagaagtcaacttcattttataagttgtaacaactcatctcttgtcaagataaataacagtaagtgaatataaaattttaaggcagcaaaaaaattttacagtgcagaagatgtttatattttacccaacaatgggttaaaacaacccaacataattTTGGATTTCATTTAAGTTAAGCCAACCCAACGTTGGCTCAGTTCGTCCCTTTTTAAGCCaacgttgggttaaaaataacccagcatttttagagtgtacttttTCCATATATGTGTGTCTTcactgtaaaataatttgttggtttaacttaaaaaagttactttaacttaaaaattgtTGTGTCAACTTTTTAAGCAATTCAAAATCACtactcaaaattttaagacaacctggtaacttacttttttaagttgaaccaactttctttacagtgtacactaacaatgctgggttatttttagcccagtgttgggtcaaaaagggacaaactcagccattgggttaaattaacccagaaaatatttatatttgacccaacaatgggttaaaacaacccaacataattTTGGATTTCATTTATGTTGAGCCAACCCAACGTCCCTTTTTAAGCCaacgttgggttaaaaataacccagcattattTAGGGTGTACtttttacatgtgtgtgtgtcttcactgtaaaataatttgtcggtttaacttaaaaaagttagtTACCTTAACTTAAAAATTGTTGAGTCAACTTTTTAAGCAATTCAAAATTActactcaaaattttaaggcaacctgGTAACTTACTTACTTAACTtactttaagttgaaccaactttctTTACAGTGCACACTtacaatgctgggttatttttagccCAGTGTTGATTAAAAAGGGACAAACTTAGCCTTTggattaaattaacccagaaaatatttatatttgacccaacaatgggttaaaaaaacatcaaagattaaattacaacacaaTGGGTTGGGTAAAGGTTCTTCCTGTTGCTTGAAAACAAccgagcattttttttttagagtgtatgggCAAACATACTAGACAGAATATATTATACAGAACATATTCCTACCCCTGTAATCTCACATTACAAGCATTTTATTTCATTCAAGATACAAACATGACAGCCTCTCAGTCCATTAAATGATCACAGACAGTATTAATGTATATCTCTGCATGCGTGCGTTTGGCAGGACGTCTCAACGTGGGCAACGATGAGCTTGATGAGATGCTGAAGGAAGCCTCCGGCCCCATTAACTTCACCGTCTTCCTCACCATGTTCGGCGAGAAGCTCAAAGGCAAGAATAAGATTCATCAGCATTGAAATTCTAATCATGATAATGAGGTGCAAATAGCACTGATGCCTAGCAGGGAAGAGTCAAACGGAATAATGATATATCCTATGGATTACTGTACGGTTTAGCCTATATGTGCATGTCATTGTAACATTGTTTGTGAAGCTGTGAAATGACAAATGTTGGTGTCACTAACAGGCACAGATCCCGAAGAGACGATTCTCAATGCCTTTAAAATCTTTGATCCAGAGGGCACGGGCATTCTTAAAGGAGAAGAGTAAGTAGATTATTATGAGACATGAAAGTTTGACATGAACTTTGTTTTGAACTCTCTTTTCTTATCTTCTCAAAGGATAAAATATCACCTTATGTCCCAGGCAGACAAATTTTCTGAGGCCGAGGTAACGCGCTTTTCATTTTAATCTTCAATTTTGAGTTGGTttgacttaaaaatattagttgactcaaTAAAAagttgtgtcaactaatatttttgaattgaattaaccaggcaaccaagtaacttactttttaactTAAAGGGTCACGTCTATTGGTGCTGGTTTCATTTAATCgattcattaaattaatttataatgcAGGTAAACCAGATGTTCACAAACTTCCCCTTGGATGTGGCTGGCAACCTGGACTACAAAAACCTGTGCTACGTCATCACCCACGGAGAGGACAAAGAACAGGAGTAAAGACTACATTTCCCATGTTTGTCCATATTTGTTCAAAGTCTGTTTGTGTGGTGTCTATCCCTGAGCTCCGTACCTGCCTTTTGTCAATAAAGAGATACAAAACAATGTCTAGTCACTGTTtacattaaacaataaaacaggGTATGGTATGGATTTGCTTAAGTATGTGAAACATTAAGCCAAAGAGGTAGCAAAATGAGTTTTTAttactaaaatgtatttataaaagacaaaatCAAAACGTCACAATATGAGCAATAAGTGTGTAGAAAATATTTGAACAAACAGTTGGGCTACTTAATTCCTCTGCATAAAACATGATAAGGAAAATCCCAagattcttaaaaaaatcctttccCTCCCAAAGGGGATTTTAAAAGCTCAGCTGGAACAATAAGCTTAAGCCACACGGGCCGTTCAACCCGACGTTCCTGAACAAGGTCACCAGGGCCTTTTGTGTATCGCAGGCTATTCACCTCAACCTATTAATAGCAGCCCTTGGTGCATTCTGCCATTTTGTGTTGGCAGCGAGTCAATGATGGGCTTTATGAATAAGAACAGGTGAGCAAAGGTGTAAACCTATTTTGTTGTGGTGGAAgttgcattttttatgttttaaagctcTATTGTAGTGCATTTTTATTTGAGCTATGGATTGTTTTCATGTAAAGCCGTAGTCGAAACCACTGATGGTTATGGCAacacaatacaaaaaaaaaaacattgcagaaatactttgtgtttgctggAGAGCTCCAGTCTCTATACAGCACACTTGTTTGCGGCTTTAATGAACGGTGTGTAAAATCACTGGGATctgaaacaaataaatgtatttaggaATCAAATAGTGAAGAATGCTACGTCTGTttgacttaaaggattagtcaattttcttgaaaaaaaaccagataatctactcaccaccatgtcatccagagTGTTGACGTCTttgtttgttcagtcgagaagaaattatgttttttgggggaaacattccaggatttttctcgttttgggGGAGTTTagtggaccccaacacttaacagttttg contains the following coding sequences:
- the myl10 gene encoding myosin regulatory light chain 10 encodes the protein MAPKKAKKKEAASSNVFSMFEQSQIQEFKEAFTIMDQNRDGFIDKNDLRDTFAALGRLNVGNDELDEMLKEASGPINFTVFLTMFGEKLKGTDPEETILNAFKIFDPEGTGILKGEEIKYHLMSQADKFSEAEVNQMFTNFPLDVAGNLDYKNLCYVITHGEDKEQE